In Bradyrhizobium sp. 170, the DNA window AGCGGCGTTCGCGCGCCGCTATTCGCCCGGCCTTGGGGTCGCCCAGCCCCTTTAGGTGAAGATATCCGAGGCCGGCGCCTTCAAGGCCCCGACATAGGGATGTCTTCGAGAACCCCGGCTTGCGGGAGAGGGGAAGGTCGCGAACGTCGATCAAGAGTTCGATCCCATTGCGACGAAGGATGGAAAACAGGTGGGCCGGCGTAGTGCCCTCATAGCCGATCGTAAACAGTTTTTTCATTGTAAGCCTCCAGCCCCGGCGCTTGAATCATGTTCGCAAGAGATTAACAACCCTGAGTGACTAAGGCCGAAACCTAAAGGCTCAATTTCATTTTACGGGACCGGCTTGGACCACCTCGCGCATTTCGTTGATAAGCGCCGCAATCTGGCGACGGTGCTGGATCGAGCTGGCCGAATACCGACCATGCTTGAAAGCGTTCTGGTTGCCCTTCGGTGCTCCAGGAGATGGCCCGCCGTGCATCCGGCACCGGCCGTTAGGCATTCCCGGGGACTGGCAGGGCTTGCCGCTTCTGGTTCGCGCACCGCATCTCGGGGCCCTTTGCATATCCAACAGCATGGGGTTGTGCTTCCATATTTTTCCCAGACCCCCCAGGGGTCACTTGACCGACAATCGCTTGGCCGCCCTGATAGACGTGCACATGCTCAACAATGACCTTCTGCTGACCCTTGCTTGGATACTTCTTCAGCGCTTCCACCTGAGTGGCGTTGGCCTTAGTCAGCTTCGCGGCGAGCGTCAGATTGATCTGCTTGGCTTCCACCGGCTGACCGGGAAGCATCGCGCGTCGAGAGCATTCCATAGCTGCTGCATGAGAGGCATAGAGCTGGGTAGCGACCACGCCTTCTACAGCGTCCCCTGGCTTCACGCTTGCCAGAATCGCGGTCCGCTGATCTTGCCGTTCATCCGCCGGCATGCTCTCTCGAAACCAGCCGCTGTTGATGATCTGGTTACAAAG includes these proteins:
- a CDS encoding HGGxSTG domain-containing protein, which encodes MLLDMQRAPRCGARTRSGKPCQSPGMPNGRCRMHGGPSPGAPKGNQNAFKHGRYSASSIQHRRQIAALINEMREVVQAGPVK